Within the Chrysemys picta bellii isolate R12L10 chromosome 17, ASM1138683v2, whole genome shotgun sequence genome, the region ggcCCTCATCCTCCCgtgccctgccccccatggaCCCCTGGTGTCCTGCCCCTCCCGTGGTCCCACATTTCCTCCCTGGTGTCCTGCCCCTCTGCGAtccccccagtgccctgccccctaTGGTCCTCTGTCCCCCCGGTGCCCTGCCCCACTGCGATGTTGGGGGGCGCGCACCCGAGTTCTGCTAGTAGTGAACTTTTTTCAAGTGTAAATAGTTCAGAACTAGCGGAATTCCTGGTGAACGCCCCAGAGATGGGGGACAAGGCACCAGCCCCCCAAATCCCCCCATGCACCCTGCACTCCTCAcgcagcccccagcacctcaccACCCCAATCCACTCCACCCACTTGAGACCCCCaatgcctgccccagccccctggagcCCCCTTCCCCGGGTACTTATCTGCCTCGTGCTCCGTCTGCGCAGGGCACGGCTCCAGTCCCCCAGCGCTGGGGGGGCTCCTGGCCTGCCCCCCGACTCCTTCatgggaaaggggagagagaagaggggagaCCCCGTTCAGTCACCGCCATGGCCCCTTGGCATAGCAAGAGGGGACAGAGCCCCCCCCACCTgccaaccctgccccccaccagcgcCCTGACCCCTCGTCCTCccagagtccccctgaccacCTCCCCCGGATCATCACATGCGTGTCTGGGACCCAGGACCCAACCCACAGACATTGCGCACGAGtgtcccagagcccccaccccccagtacaTGGCACGACCATCCCAGAGCTGCCACCCCCCGGTGCGTGGCACGACctccccagagccgcctcccccaGTGTGTGGCACGAATATCCCAGAGCTGCCGCCCCCCCGGTGCGTGGCACGAGCATCCCAGCGGCTCCCCCCAGTGCATGGCACGAAtatcccagccccccgcccgaGCCCCCTGGCTTCCCTGTACCCGAGGACTCACGCGTGTGCACTTGGGTCccgcagctccagccctggggggtGCCCGGGGGGCACTGGGGTCCCGGTCCCAGCTCCGCTCAGAGCCCCAGCTCCGCTCCCTGCCCAGCACGGCCCCTTTTCCGCACCTGGGAGATTAAACTTTCCAGTTTCCTTTAATCAGACTCCCCCGGAGCGACCCGAAAATCCTGGGattaggggggtgggggggggtgtcacctcCCATCAGATCAGCACACAGAGCACCTGGGGGGATtagtgcaggagggagggggaagagctggggggagaggagggggcagcgggggaggggcggaaCCCAGAGCCCCCTAGCAAAGGGCCATTGGGGACCGCAGTTCTCAGTGTGCCCCATGGGGAGGTGGTAGGGGGCACTGGGCGGCagaggatggggcagaggggcaccGGGGGGACATTGCCCTCTGAGGGGGCCCAACCATGCCCACCCCATGCCTGTGTTGGGGGTATATAGGGGTCCAGTCCTCGCTCCCTCCCCCGCTCCGAGGGGGTGCCCAGCGGTACCGGTCCCTCCTTAATCCTCCCTGATCCCTCCGTTAGCCCTAATTAGCAATTAAGGCTCCATTGGGGCTATTTATACGGGACCGGgatgggggcagctcccccagccctggacaaTGgggcttccctcccccaccacgtACCACACCCCTGGGGGTAACCGAGTGGGGGCCCTGGGTGATGTGGGGCGCGAGGGGTCAACATGGGGGTAAAGGatgtgccccccactcccagcgccagccttgagcctgcccccccccgcccagctgagtgccctagtTGGCGCCAAGCCCTGACCTACAGCGGACCCCGCGCCTGCCCCAGTGATATAACAGCTGGGTCCAGGCCTGACCCAATTCGCACCTCATCCTAAccgggctctgcccctccccattctccgccccccgagccagccagctcCCCCCGGGGCCAGGGGGGGAGCTGGCACCCCCCAGAGGGgagaggcccctgccccattccctacccccctgagccagccagttcccGCCCTGGGGCTAGTTTGGGGTGCGGGGTGTTGCAAGGTGGATATGGGGTGTTAGCAAGGTGAATGTGTGTGCCAATCTGGGAGCGAGGGCAGTTTGATGGTGCACAGGCAGCGGATGTGTTGGAGGCCAGGGGTTGGGTTTCTGTTAGGGGTGCGGTTGTGTTATGAGGTGTAGGTCTTGGGGATAGTCAGAGGGGACTCAGTATTGTGTTGTGGGGTTCATGTGTGTGGGTGCACTGTTGCTGGGTGTGTACGTTGTGGTGTCTTGGGGTTGTGGGAGTGTGTGGGCGCGTTTTGGAGTGTATCCATTGTGTCTGTGTGTCCGAGGGGCTGTTGGCCTGTAGCTGTTGGGTTGTGTGTGTGAAGGGATGTAGGCATGTCAGTGTGTAGGGTGCTGGGGTTGCACTGGGGGTCAGTGACAGCGTGCTGTGGGTGCAGGTGTCTGTCTGATGGGGTGCAGCTGTTGTGTCTGAGTGGGTGTTGGAGTGTAACTGTTGGGATTGTATCAGGGTATGTGAAGATTTGTTGCAGGGTAGGTGTTGGCACTGGGTtgttgtgtgtgtggcagggtgtTTTTGTCAGGGCGATGGGGTTGTGTCAGTCTGCGTAGGTGTTGGGGTAATGGGGTGTAGATGTGTGCATGCCATGAGGCATAGGTGTCAGGTCAGAGTGTGATTGGGTATAGCTGTCAGCGTGGAGATGCTGTCAACATGTCCATGATGTGGTGTCAGTGTTAGTGTGTGTAGCTGATGGGACATCGTGTCAGGGCatgatggggtgtatgggggtgtTGGTACATAAATGTCAACGTGTGTAGATGGGATGAGGTGTAGCTGTTGGTCTGTAGATGTCACTGTCGGGGTGTGTGGTATGGTGTAGGTGATGTGTGTAGTGAGGGGTAAGGGATGGGGTGTAGTCGACAGTGCGTGCGACATTGGGTAGCCGTTGGGGTGCGTGTGATGGGATggaggagttggggtgcaggacaggggGTACTGTTGGTGAAGGTGATATGGCACAAGTGAGGAATGTCGCTGTTGGTCTATGGTTGTGTCTGCAATGAGAGGGTAGGTGACGGTGATACAGTGCGGGTGAGACGGGGGGTGTGCATGGTGCAGTGGAGGTGATATGGGGTGAGTGTGATGGCGTGTGGGTGATTGAGTGTCGGGGATATGGTGTAAGTGAGAGGGTGTGGGTGATCCTGTACCTGTGCGCATGATAGCTGCATATGATGGGGCAGAGCAACAGGGCGCAGTGCAGGTGTGTGGGATGTGGTGCAGGTGACATGGTATAGGTGTTGGGTGTAGGtgatatgtgtgtgcatgtgatggGATGGAGTAACAGAGTGTATGTGACAGGGTGTTGGTGACATGATGTAGGAAATAGGGTGTGGCTGATGGTGTGCGAGAAGCTGTGTAGCTAACACAGTGTAGGTTACagggtgcaggtgtgtgtgtgacatggTGTAGTTGATTTTTTGTAGGTAATAGTGGGAGGTTGTATAGGTGACGCTGTGTAGGCAATAGGGTGTGGGTGACAGTGTGTGCGAGTGATGCAGTGTAAGTGACGGTGTGTGTGATGTAGTGTAGGTGACTGTGTGGGTGTGACACTGTAAGTGATGCAGTGTAGGTGACAGGGTGTAGTTAATCGGGTGTGGGTGATGCAGTGTAGGCAACAGACTATGGGTGACAGTGTGGCTGTGTGACATGGTGTAGACGATAGGCTGCGGGTGATGGTGTATGTGTGAGTGACGGGGTGTGATGAGGTATGGGTGATGGGGTGTGTGCGGGTGATGGAATGAGTGCAGGTGTTGAGTGTGATAGAGTGCAGGTGATGGGATGTGCGAGGGTAACAGGATGTGCTGAGATGCAGGTGACAGAGTGCGGGTGACGGGATGTGATAAGGTGCAGGTGACGGGGTGTGTGAGGGTGATGGGGTGTGGGTAGCAGGATGTGTGCACAAGTGACGGGCTGAATGCGGGTGATGGGGTTTATGAGGGTGATGGGGTATGATGACGGTGTGGATGACGGTGTGATGGGATGCGGGTGATGGGGTGAATGCAAGTGACAGGATGCGATGGAGTACAGGTGACGGGGTGTGTGAAGGTGATGTGATGGGGTGCTGGTGACAGGGTGTTTGTACAGGTGTCAGGGTGAATGTGGGTGACAGGGTGTGTGCGGACCATGGGGTGTGACAAGGTGTGGGTGACGGAGTGAATGCGGGTGACGGGATGTGTGAGAGTGATGGGGATGTGATGAGGCGCAGCTGATGGGGTGTGTGAAGGTGACAGGATGTGATGAGGTGCGAGTAACAGGGTGTGTGTACAGGTGCCGGGGTGAATGTAGGTGACAGGTTGTGTGCAGGTGATGGGGTGTGATGAGGATGATGGGATGTGATAGGGTGTATGAGGGTGATGTGATGGGGTGATGGGATGTGTGTGAAGGTGACGGGATGAATGCAGGTGACGGGGTGTGTGAGGATGATGGGGTGTGATGAGGTGCGGGTGATGGGGTCTGTGAGGGTGATGGGATGGGGTGACGGGATGTGTGTGAAGGTGATGGGATGTGTGTGCAGATGacggtgtgtgtgagggggatgggatggggtgacAGGGTGTGTGAGAATGATGGGGTGTGATGAGGTGCGGGTGATAGGGTGTGTGAGGGTGACGGGATGTGATGGGATGACAGAGTGTGTGAGGATGATGGGGTGTGATGAGGTGCGGGTGACGGGGTATGTGAgggtgatgggatgggatggggtgacAGGGTGTGTAAGGGTGATGGGGTGTGATGAGGTGTGGCTGATGGGGTGTGTGAgggtgatgggatgggatggggtgacaaggtgtgtgagggTGATGGGATGTGATGAGGTGCAGGTGACGGGGTGTGTGAGGGTGATGGGGTGTGATGAGGTGCGGGTGATGGGGTGTGTGAGGTGATGGGATGGGGTGACAGGGTGTGTGAGGATGATGAGGTGCGGGTGACGGGGTATGTGAGGGTGATGGGGTGTGATGAGGATGATGGGATGTGATAGGGTGTATGAGGGTGACAGGAAGGGATGGGGTGACAGGGTGTGTGAGGATGATGGGGTGTGATGAGGTGCAGGTGACAGGGTGTGTGAGGGTGAcgggatgggatggggtgacaaggtgtgtgagggTGATGAGGTGTGATGAGGTGCTGGTGACGGGGTGTGTGAGGGTGATGGGATGTGATGGGGTGACAGGGTGTGTGAGGGTGATGGGGTGTGATGAGGTGCGGGTGATGGGGTGTGTGAGGTGATGGGATGGGGTGACGGGATGTGTGAGGATGATGAGGTGTGATGAGGTGCAGGTGACAGGGTGTGTGAGGGTGACGGGATGGGATGGGGTGATGGGATGTGTGTGAAGGTGATGGGATGTGTGTGCAGATGacggtgtgtgtgagggggatgggatggggtgacGGTGCGTGAGAATGATGGGGTGTGATGAGGTGCGGGTGATGGGGTGTGTGAGGGTGACGGGATGTGATGGGATGACAGAGTGTGTGAGGATGATGGGGTGTGATGAGGTGCGGGTGACGGGGTATGtgagggggatgggatgggatggggtgacAGGGTGTGTAAGGGTGTGTAAGGGTGATGGGGTGTGATGAGGTGCGGCTGATGGGGTGTGTGAAGGTGAcgggatgggatggggtgacaaggtgtgtgagggTGATGGGATGTGATGAGGTGCGGGTGATGGGGTGTGTGAGGTGATGGGATGGGGTGACAGGGTGTGTGAGGATGATGAGGTGCGGGTGACGGGGTATGTGAGGGTGATGGGGTGTGATGAGGATGATGGGATGTGATAGGGTGTATGAGGGTGACAGGAAGGGATGGGGTGACAGGGTGTGTGaggatgatggggtgtaatgagGTGCAGGTGACAGGGTGTGTGAGGGTGACAGGATGGGATGGGGTGACAGGGTGTGTGAGGATGATGGGGTGTGATGAGGTGCAGGTGACAGGGTGTGTGAGGGTGATGGGATGTGATGGGGTGACAGGGTGTGTGAGGATGATGGGGTGTGATGAGGTGCGGGTGATGGGGTCTGTGAGGGTGATGGGATGGGGTGACGGGATGTGTGTGAAGGTGATGGGATGTGTGTGCAGATGacggtgtgtgtgagggggatgggatggggtgacAGGGTGTGTGAGAATGATGGGGTGTGATGAGGTGCGGGTGATAGGGTGTGTGAGGGTGACGGGATGTGATGGGATGACAGAGTGTGTGAGGATGATGGGGTGTGATGAGGTGCGGGTGACGGGGTATGTGAgggtgatgggatgggatggggtgacAGGGTGTGTAAGGGTGATGGGGTGTGATGAGGTGTGGCTGATGGGGTGTGTGAGGGTGAcgggatgggatggggtgacaaggtgtgtgagggTGATGGGATGTGATGAGGTGCAGGTGACGGGGTGTGTGAGGGTGATGGGGTGTGATGAGGTGCGGGTGATGGGGTGTGTGAGGTGATGGGATGGGGTGACAGGGTGTGTGAGGATGATGAGGTGCGGGTGACGGGGTATGTGAGGGTGATGGGGTGTGATGAGGATGATGGGATGTGATAGGGTGTATGAGGGTGACAGGAAGGGATGGGGTGACAGGGTGTGTGAGGATGATGGGGTGTGATGAGGTGCAGGTGACAGGGTGTGTGAGGGTGAcgggatgggatggggtgacaaggtgtgtgagggTGATGAGGTGTGATGAGGTGCTGGTGACGGGGTGTGTGAGGGTGATGGGATGTGATGGGGTGACAGGGTGTGTGAGGGTGATGGGGTGTGATGAGGTGCGGGTGATGGGGTGTGTGAGGTGATGGGATGGGGTGACGGGATGTGTGAGGATGATGAGGTGTGATGAGGTGCAGGTGACAGGGTGTGTGAGGGTGACGGGATGGGATGGGGTGATGGGATGTGTGTGAAGGTGATGGGATGTGTGTGCAGATGacggtgtgtgtgagggggatgggatggggtgacGGTGCGTGAGAATGATGGGGTGTGATGAGGTGCGGGTGATGGGGTGTGTGAGGGTGACGGGATGTGATGGGATGACAGAGTGTGTGAGGATGATGGGGTGTGATGAGGTGCGGGTGACGGGGTATGtgagggggatgggatgggatggggtgacAGGGTGTGTAAGGGTGTGTAAGGGTGATGGGGTGTGATGAGGTGCGGCTGATGGGGTGTGTGAAGGTGAcgggatgggatggggtgacaaggtgtgtgagggTGATGGGATGTGATGAGGTGCGGGTGATGGGGTGTGTGAGGTGATGGGATGGGGTGACAGGGTGTGTGAGGATGATGAGGTGCGGGTGACGGGGTATGTGAGGGTGATGGGGTGTGATGAGGATGATGGGATGTGATAGGGTGTATGAGGGTGACAGGAAGGGATGGGGTGACAGGGTGTGTGaggatgatggggtgtaatgagGTGCAGGTGACAGGGTGTGTGAGGGTGACAGGATGGGATGGGGTGACAGGGTGTGTGAGGATGATGGGGTGTGATGAGGTGCAGGTGACAGGGTGTGTGAGGGTGATGGGATGTGATGGGGTGACAGGGTGTGTGAGGATGATGGGGTGTGATGAGGTGCAGGTGACAGGGTGTGTGAGGGTGATGGGATGTGATGGGGTGACAGGGTGTGTGAGGATGATGGGGTGTGATGAGGTGCAGGTGACAGGGTGTGTGAGGGTGATGGGATGTGATGGGGTGACAGGGTGTGTGAGGGTGATGGGGTGTGATGAGGTGCAGGTGACAGGGTGTGTGAGGTGATGGGATGGGGTGACAGGGTGTGTGAGGATGATGAGGTGCAGGTGACAGGGTGTGTGAGGGTGATGGGATGTGATGGGGTGACAGGGTGTGTGAGGGTGATGGGGTGTGATGAGGTGCGGGTGATGGGGTGTGTGAGGTGATGGGATGGGGTGACAGGGTGTGTGAGGATGATGAGGTGCAGGTGACAGGGTGTGTGAGGGTGACAGGAAGGGATGGGGTGACAGGGTGTGTGAGGATGATGGGGTGTGATGAGGTGCAGGTGACGGGGTGTGTGAGGGTGACGGGATGTGATGGGGTGCGGGTGACGGGGTGCGTCGAGAAGCTGCTTTCCCCACCTCCCTCGCCTGTTGACAAACAGTCGCTCCGGCTGTGCAGGAAATGGGCTGGCAGGTGTCTCTGGCCTAGTTAGGaaaatgggccattaggaaattgcagggctgggctgtgctgagagGGGATTAGCTCTGGGCTCCCTCTAATCAGCCCCCCTGAGCTCTCACCTGAAGTGTCCGGCAAAGTCACCGCGCGTGACGCATGGCGCCCGGGAGCCGCCGCGCGAGGGGCTGCCTGGGAgataggggtggggggggtgctaAACCTGGAGCCCAATTAACGGATCAAGAGCTTTCGGGGGATCTGGCTGCGGGGATGGGGTGTAATCCGCCCCGGGGGGGTGGCTATAAAGCGGGCACTGCCCGGGAAGCGGGCGCAGAGCGGGCGCCTGGGAGAGGGGGACGCTAGAGCGACAGGCGGCGGCAGGCGGTGACGAGGGCGAGACCGACGTGggcagggcggggaagggggagcgcagcggggctcggcggggggctgCAGTGGGACGGGGGCACCATGACGCAGGCCTGGGACGGGGCAGTTTTTGCCGCCCGGCGGCGCAACGATGACGATGATACAACCCGGGACAGCATGTTCGTCTACACCAACAGCAACAACACGCGAGGTGAGCGCAGGGGGGCTGGGTACCGCGGGGagaggagttggggtgcagggggctggggtaccATGGGGAAGAGGAGTTGTGGTCGGGGGACTGGGTACCAcgggggagcagagttggggtgtggggtactgcgggggagcggagttggggtgcaggggactgggggacaagagttggggtgcggggggctggGTACCACGAGGAgaggagttgaggtgcagggggctgggggagcagagttggggtgtggggggctgggggagaagagttggggtgcggggggctggGTACCACGGGGGAgaagagttggggtgtggggggctgggggattgggggaggagttggggtgcggggggctggGTACCGTGGGGAGCaaagttggggtgcggggggctgggggagcagagttggggtgtggggtactgcgggggagcggagttggggtgcggggggctgggggagaagagTTGGGATGCGGGGGGCTGGGTACCACGAGGagaggagttggggtgcagggggtggctACCGTGGGGAGCaaagttggggtgcgggggttgggggagcagagttggggtctGGGGTACTGCGggggagcggagttggggtgcggggggctggGTACCGCAGAGGAGAAGActtggggtgcggggggctgggggattggggagcagagttggggtgcagggggctgggggagcagagttggggtgcggggggctggGCACCGCAGAGGAgaagagttggggtgcagggggctgggggattggggagcagagttggggtgcagggggctgggggagcagagttggggtgcggggggctggGCACCGCAGAGGAgaagagttggggtgcagggggctgggggctgggggagcagagttggggtgcgggaggctgggggagcagagttggggtgcggggggctggGCACCGCAGAGGAgaagagttggggtgcagggggctgggggattggggagcagagttggggtgcggggggctggGCACCGGGCACCGCAGGGGGATGAGTTGGGTTCTGGGGTGCAGAGGTGCCGGGCTGTGGGGCGAGCGAGGcccccctcactcctgccctccgCGCCAGGCCCCTTCGAAGGCCCCAATTACCACATTGCGCCGCGCTGGGTCTACAACGTGGTGTCGCTCTGGATGGTCTTCGTGGTCATCGCCTCCATCTTCACCAACGGGCTGGTGCTCGTGGCCACCTGGAAGTTCAAGAAGCTGCGGCACCCGCTGAACTGGATCCTGGTGAACCTGGCGATTGCCGACCTGGGCGAGACCGTCATCGCCAGCACCATCAGCGTCGTCAACCAGATCTTCGGCTACTTCATCCTGGGCCACCCACTCTGCGTCCTCGAGGGGTACACCGTGTCCACCTGCGGTGAGTGCGCCCGCCCACGGGGACTGCTCAGGAGACCACGGCCTGGCCCGCCGCAGGGAGCCACGGCTCTGCCCCACCCACAGGGAGCCGCCCACAGGGAGCCACGGCCCCGCCCACAGAGAgccacggccccgcccccccacagggAGCCTCGGCTCTGCCCCGCCCACAGGGAGCCGCCCACAGGGAgccacggccccgccccccacagggaGCCTCGGCTCCGCCCCCCACAGGGAGCCTCGGCTCTGCCCCGCCTACAGGGAGCCGCCCACAGGGAGCCACGGCCCCGCCCACAGAgagccacagccccgccccccacagggaGCCTCGGCTCTGCCCCGCCCACGGGAGCCGCCCACAGGGAgccacggccccgccccgcccacaGGGAGCCACGGCCCCGCCCACAGGGAGCCACGGCCCCGCCCACAGAGAGCCTCGGCTCCGCCCCCCACAGGGAGCCGCCCACAGAGAGCCACAGCTCCGCCCCACCGCAGGGAGCCACGGCCCCACCCTGCCGCAGGGAGCCACGGCcccacccgcccccagccccacccgtgGAGGCTGGAGGCAAGGGGAAATATTTCCACGTCCGGATCAACTTAAGCCCTGACTCCaaccagaccccactgcccttgTCCTCCAGCCGCAGGCGCCCTCGCCGGCCATGGggatcaagactgaggggaaaaaacagcggaggagagttggcagtttttcaaaggggacactattaagggcccaaaagcaagctattccgctgggtaggaaagatagaaaatgtgacaaaagaccagcttggcttaaccacgagatctcgcatgatctaaaaaataaaaatctatggCTCCAGAGACACAACTCCCCCCCTTTGGCCCCTGGGCCCCAGCGGAGGGACAGGGCCTGGGCCCCCCAGTAACCCCAGTGACCCCTGCAGGTATCACGGCACTGTGGTCGCTGGCGATCATCTCCTGGGAGCGCTGGTTCGTGGTGTGCAAACCCTTTGGCAACATCAAGTTTGACGGGAAGCTGGCCATAGGCGGCATCATCTTCTCCTGGGTCTGGTCCGCCGTCTGGACTGCGCCCCCCATCTTCGGCTGGAGCAGGTGGGCGCAGGCAGAATCGcagctgggggggtgagggggaaagagagagagagagatagagggggtggatggggatagatagatagatagatagaaggggtggatgggggtagatagagggggtggatggggatagagagatagagggggtggatggagatagatagattgatagacagggtggatggggatagagagagagagggtg harbors:
- the LOC101936757 gene encoding red-sensitive opsin codes for the protein MTQAWDGAVFAARRRNDDDDTTRDSMFVYTNSNNTRGPFEGPNYHIAPRWVYNVVSLWMVFVVIASIFTNGLVLVATWKFKKLRHPLNWILVNLAIADLGETVIASTISVVNQIFGYFILGHPLCVLEGYTVSTCGITALWSLAIISWERWFVVCKPFGNIKFDGKLAIGGIIFSWVWSAVWTAPPIFGWSRYWPHGLKTSCGPDVFSGSSDPGVQSYMIVLMITCCFIPLAVILLCYLQVWMAIRTVAAQQKESESTQKAEKEVSRMVVVMIIAYIFCWGPYTFFACFAAANPGYAFHPLAAALPAYFAKSATIYNPIIYVFMNRQFRNCIMQLFGKKVDDGSELSSTSRTEVSSVSNSSVSPA